From the Pseudodesulfovibrio indicus genome, the window ATCATGATGTTGGTCTGGTAGAGATCCATGACCTGAGGATAGGCCACGGCCACGGCGGCCAGCAGGGCCAGCGCGGAGTATTTCAAAGCCGGGATGGACTGGAGCCGGGTCAGCCAGGACTCGACCTTGGTTTCGCCCCGGGAGTCGTCCTTCTTGAGTTCCTTGCGGGCCAGCAGCCAGCGCCAGATGAAGGAACCGAAGAAGACGGCCGCGGCGACGTAGCCCATCCTCTCCCAATGCCAGACCACGGTCTTCTCGATGGTGTTCACCCGGATGACCATGATCGGAAAGGTCAGGAAAACGAACCAGACGGCCGCCACCAGAGACTTCGTGACCGCGTGGGCGAAGCTGTCGCTGCCCGCGGTCAGGAAGAACCTGAAGAACCCCTGGTTCATGGTGTTTGTTGCGTTGCTCACTGTATGATCCTTGCGGGATGAGCGGCTCGAAGCCGCCGTAATTCCTAAAGTTAGACCTTCTGGGCCTTTTCCTTGCCCATGATGCCCGACGGCCTGAAGATCAGGATGAGGACGAGCAGCATGAAGGCGAAGACGTCCTCGTAGTCCGAGGAGACGTAGCCGGTGGCGAACGCCTCGGTCAGGCCGAGAACCAGGGCTCCGAGCATGGCCCCGGGCAGGGAGCCGATGCCGCCGAGCACGGCGGCGGTGAACGCCTTGATGCCCGCGATGAAGCCGATGAAGTAGTTGATCTGGCCGATGTGCGAGGCGATGAGCACGCCGCCCACGGCGGCCAGGCTGGACCCGATGACGAAGGTCGCCGAGATGACCATATCCACGTTGATGCCGACCAGCATGGCCATCTTGCGGTTCTGGGCCGTGGCGCGCATGGCCTTGCCCAGCTTGGTGAACTTGATGAACAGCGTCAGCCCCACGCAGGATGCCACGGTGGCCAGGATGATGACCAGCTCGGCCGAGCTCATGATGGTCCCCAGGTTCTCCAGGAAGGCGAAATGGGGGATGAGTTCAGGGAAGGGAAGAAAATCGGAGGTTTGGGCGAGCATGACGTAGTTCTGCAAGAAGATCGACATGCCGATTGCGGAGATCAGGGGCGACAGCCTGGGCGCGTTGCGCAGGGGCTTGTAGGCCACTTTCTCCAGGGTGTACCCGTAGGCCGCCGCCCAAATCACCGCGCAGACGATGGCGATGACCAGGATTGACGCGCCGGGGAAGCCCAGCATGGTCAGCAGGCCGGCGACGATGAGGCCGGTGAACGCGCCGATCATGTATATCTCGCCGTGGGCGAAGTTGATCAGCTCGATGATGCCGTAGACCATGGTG encodes:
- a CDS encoding branched-chain amino acid ABC transporter permease gives rise to the protein MDYFLELFMGGLTRGSIYALIALGYTMVYGIIELINFAHGEIYMIGAFTGLIVAGLLTMLGFPGASILVIAIVCAVIWAAAYGYTLEKVAYKPLRNAPRLSPLISAIGMSIFLQNYVMLAQTSDFLPFPELIPHFAFLENLGTIMSSAELVIILATVASCVGLTLFIKFTKLGKAMRATAQNRKMAMLVGINVDMVISATFVIGSSLAAVGGVLIASHIGQINYFIGFIAGIKAFTAAVLGGIGSLPGAMLGALVLGLTEAFATGYVSSDYEDVFAFMLLVLILIFRPSGIMGKEKAQKV